In the Silene latifolia isolate original U9 population chromosome 1, ASM4854445v1, whole genome shotgun sequence genome, CCTCTAGATCTGGCAATTAGAATTCGATTTTTAATGTCGTGGAGAGTCTATATATGTATCTGGGTACCAattgcaatggaaattagaggcTTAATCGGCCTCTGGTGTGAGTGACGATGGCTGGGGTCTCCCTAGTGTCACCGGTATCCTTCTTGAATGCAAACCCGAGGATTGCAATCTTCTTGTTAGCAACGGTGTTGAACATGGAGGCAACAACACGGTTAACAAACCGGGTCTTTTGGTAATCGTTCATCAGGATAACCTGCTTCCAGTAATGAGCCACCTCAAGAAGTCCATTGCATTCACAGATGTAAACCAAGTTCAAAATATCCTTTTGGAAGCAAGACCCACCAAATCCGACACTAGCATTCAAAAACTTTGATCCAATTCTAGTGTCCTTCCCAACAGCATGAGAAACCTCAGCCACGTCAGCGCCAGTTGCTTCACAAAGTGCAGACATTGCATTCACAGACGAAATCCTCTGTGCCAAGAAAGCATTAGCAGCAAGCTTAGACAGCTCGGCAGACTACCTGATGAAAAAGGAGACTACCTGATGCCGACGAAGCCTCGACGGTATTATTTTCAGATCCTAGTGTTATTCTCCTCTAGATCTGGCAATTAGAATTCGATTTTTAATGTCGTGGAGAGTCTATATATGTATCTGGGTACCAattgcaatggaaattagaggcTTAATCGGCCTCTGGTGTGAGTGATGATGGTAGTCGGCGCGCGTCATCTGATTTTTTATTGCGTGATGGTCGTATGGTGGTGTGGTTTAGCGGTACAAGTCTGATGTGGTGTGAGTATGGTGGTGTTGTTTAGCGGTACAAATCCGATTTTTTATTGCGTGGTGGTCGtatgttgttgctgctgctaGTGTCAACCCAGGTGCTGGTGGTGGTCTTGGCAGTGCTTGGTGGTGGTCTTGGCGGTACATGGTGGTGGTCTGGGCAGCGTTGGTGGTtctgtggtggtggtgggggcaTTGGCGGTGGTAGTGGGGGCTATGATGACGGTGGTGgaagtggatacacaaaataccaccccAGATACACACGGTATTAATACGAGATACATGTGTATCCCAAGCAGTATAACCATGTGTATCCGGTATTAATACGATGCGTATCCGAAAGTATAAATTTGTGTATCCAGAAATATTATAATGTGTATCTGGCTttaatgtcatgtgtatccgcaaaaaatataaaatgtatccgtaaaaaaattagtttaaaaaagtgtaaaagtgcatgTATAATTTTAGTgtgaaaaaagtgtatctagttatgttataaaatgtatctaATAAGAAGTGTATCTCATAAGGTAGTAAAatgtatctgaaaaaaaaaaaaaaaaaaaaaaaaaaaaagtataaataAGCTAGTTAAATGCGGTTCGCACCGTAAGTCGGTTCGTACCCGAACCCGcccctttatatatatatatatatatatatatatatatatatatatatatatatatatatatatatatatatatataaattgcatcaagtgagtctaggtatcttaggtgagtctagcattttaatctcaaccattagatCTAACATAAATCAGCGGCTGGGATTAATCCTCACAAATCATAACCTACCTATATAAACCTAATTATACGCTTCCCCTCCTCATAATTCACAatcagtttctctctctaaaccaGATCTCTTCTATCTCGCCTTTTTCCTCTTTTTACGATTTCGCATAATTTAATCAGCAAATCAACAATCGCAAATTCAATCTAACATTCACAATCGATTTTGCTAGAAACCTTCAATGATATTACACGAATTGCTCGCGAATTTAATGAACACGCTCAATTGAATCAATTGAATTCAATTAATTATATGTAATCAGGTATGTAATTCATTACTCCTTTacttttgagatttttttt is a window encoding:
- the LOC141648642 gene encoding UDP-glucose 6-dehydrogenase 1-like, whose amino-acid sequence is MSALCEATGADVAEVSHAVGKDTRIGSKFLNASVGFGGSCFQKDILNLVYICECNGLLEVAHYWKQVILMNDYQKTRFVNRVVASMFNTVANKKIAILGFAFKKDTGDTRETPAIVTHTRGRLSL